A window of Mangifera indica cultivar Alphonso chromosome 11, CATAS_Mindica_2.1, whole genome shotgun sequence contains these coding sequences:
- the LOC123229100 gene encoding oxysterol-binding protein-related protein 1C-like isoform X1: MHPFCCVSTVSDNNHASYKNFTGHLPTMPPPSTTMSTTSSTRFEQSARSITAQVNHHYSNNHNGGSANWTESNQRLSQRVEQPVDVKINDLVGNGIAGVLYKWVNYGKGWRPRWFVLQDGVLSYYKIHGRDKIVVSQETEKGCKIIGEESMRRIHRRCNKYETHQHHLHRKPFGEIHLKVSSIRESKSDDKRFSIFTGTKRLHLRAEMREDRSAWIEALQAVKEMFPRMSNSELMAPSEKIPLSTEKLRQRLLEEGVREEVIQECEKIMNDEFAMLQNQLLLLKQKQWLLMDTLRHLEVHTEKVDLENTVVDESQRQLSDPGASSRFRQDKFSEGSPTESDDDNERVDAAEEETDEDETTFFDTRDFLSSSSFKSNGSDFWTSSFSSDGEGLHIDESEDDIDPSIRSVGTNYPCIKRRKKLPDAIEKEKGVSLWSMIKDNIGKDLTKICLPVYFNEPLSSLQKCFEELEYSYLLDRAYEWGKRGNKLMRILNVAAFAVSGYASTEGRICKPFNPLLGETYEADYPDKGLRFFSEKVSHHPMIVACHCEGTGWKFWGDSNLKSKFWGRSIQLDPVGVLTLEFDDGEVFRWSKVTTSIYNLILGKLYCDHYGTMRVEGNYEYSCKLKFKEQSIIDRNPHQVHGIVQDRNGKTMATLFGKWDESMHYVIGDFSGKGKGLESLSDAHLLWKRSAPPKFPTRYNFTRFAITLNELTPGLKEKLPPTDSRLRSDQRHLENGEYEMANSEKLRLEKRQRQARKMQESGWKPRWFAKDKVSGSYRYLGGYWEAREKSNWNSCPDIFGHFPSDQLLD; this comes from the exons ATGCATCCGTTTTGTTGCGTCTCCACCGTGTCCGATAACAACCACGCTTCTTATAAAAACTTCACTGGTCATCTCCCTACCATGCCTCCTCCTTCTACGACTATGTCCACGACGTCTTCAACCCGGTTCGAGCAGTCGGCCCGATCCATTACGGCCCAAGTCAACCACCATTATAGCAACAATCACAACGGTGGGAGTGCCAATTGGACGGAATCGAATCAGCGGCTGAGTCAGAGGGTGGAACAACCGGTTGACGTGAAGATAAACGACTTAGTCGGGAACGGAATAGCCGGAGTGCTGTACAAGTGGGTGAATTACGGGAAAGGATGGAGGCCGAGATGGTTCGTATTACAGGACGGTGTTTTGTCGTATTACAAGATCCACGGACGTGATAAGATCGTCGTGAGTCAAGAGACGGAGAAAGGTTGCAAAATTATCGGCGAAGAGTCCATGCGAAGAATCCACCGGCGGTGCAATAAGTACGAAACTCATCAGCACCACCTTCACCGCAAACCGTTCGGCGAAATCCATCTCAAG GTGTCGTCAATCCGCGAGAGCAAATCGGACGACAAgagattttcaatatttacagGCACAAAACGACTGCACTTAAGGGCTGAAATGCGGGAGGACCGATCGGCATGGATAGAGGCATTGCAAGCGGTCAAAGAAATGTTTCCGAGAATGTCGAACAGTGAGCTGATGGCTCCATCTGAGAAAATTCCCCTGTCTACCGAGAAATTGAGACAACGGTTGTTAGAGGAGGGAGTGAGAGAAGAAGTAATACAAGAGTGCGAAAAGATTATGAACGACGAGTTCGCCATGTTGCAGAATCAGTTGCTGTTGCTGAAGCAGAAGCAGTGGTTACTGATGGACACCCTGAGGCATCTGGAGGTACAT ACAGAAAAGGTTGACCTGGAGAATACAGTTGTTGATGAGAGCCAAAGACAGTTGAGTGATCCAGGTGCTTCCTCTAGATTCAGGCAAGACAAATTCAGTG AAGGTAGTCCAACTGAATctgatgatgataatgaaagAGTTGATGCAGCAGAGGAAGAAACAGATGAAGATGAAACTACTTTCTTTGATACTCGTGACTTTTTGTCGTCAAGTTCCTTCAAAAGTAATGGGTCTGATTTTTGGACTTCATCTTTCTCTTCAGATGGGGAAGGGCTTCATATCGATGAATCTGAAGATGACATTGATCCATCCATCAGATCAGTTGGAACTAACTATCCTTGTATTAAGAGACGCAAGAAACTCCCTGATGCGATTGAAAAAGAGAAGGGTGTCAGCCTTTGGTCAATGATTAAGGATAACATTGGCAAGGACCTGACAAAAATTTGTCTTCCTGTTTACTTTAATGAGCCCCTTTCTTCTCTACAAAAGTGTTTTGAAGAATTGGAGTATTCATATCTTCTTGACCGAGCATATGAATGGGGGAAAAGG GGTAATAAACTAATGAGGATATTAAATGTGGCCGCCTTTGCTGTATCTGGTTATGCTTCAACTGAAGGAAGAATATGTAAACCTTTTAATCCACTGTTAGGCGAAACATATGAAGCTGACTATCCAGATAAAGGTCTCCGTTTTTTCTCAGAGAAG GTCAGTCATCACCCCATGATTGTTGCCTGTCATTGTGAGGGTACTGGTTGGAAATTTTGGGGAGATAGCAATTTGAAGAGCAAATTTTGGGGTCGCTCAATTCAGCTTGACCCTGTTGGTGTCCTAACTTTAGAATTTGATGATGGAGAAGTCTTTCGATGGAGTAAG GTTACCACATCAATATATAATCTCATATTGGGAAAGTTGTATTGTGATCACTATGGAACAATGCGTGTGGAGGGAAATTATGAGTATTCATGCAAGCTGAAATTCAAGGAGCAGTCTATCATTGACCGCAATCCTCACCAG gtgcATGGTATAGTTCAAGATAGGAATGGGAAAACAATGGCAACCCTATTTGGAAAGTGGGATGAGAGCATGCATTATGTGATCGGAGACTTTTCAGGGAAAGGAAAAGGACTTGAATCTTTATCGGATGCTCATCTACTTTGGAAGCGGAGTGCTCCTCCTAAATTTCCCACTAGATATAACTTCACACGTTTTGCCATCACATTGAATGAGCTCACCCCTGGTCTAAAG GAGAAACTGCCACCAACAGATTCAAGGCTCAGATCTGACCAAAGGCATTTGGAAAATGGGGAGTACGAAATGGCAAATTCTGAGAAGTTACGGCTAGAGAAGCGACAGCGGCAG GCTAGAAAAATGCAAGAGAGTGGCTGGAAACCAAGATGGTTTGCCAAGGATAAAGTAAGTGGCAGTTATCGGTATCTGGGTGGGTATTGGGAAGCCAGAGAGAAATCAAATTGGAATTCATGTCCTGATATATTTGGTCATTTCCCTTCTGATCAGCTCCTTGACTAA